Sequence from the Nitrospirota bacterium genome:
GCCGCCGGGGTCAGGTGGTTGAGCCTCAGGGTGTTGAGGTAGACCTGCCGGTTGAACCGCCCGTTTCTGATGAAGCTGGGGTCGTTGCGGATGGCCTCCCCGAGCTCGGCGTCCGTCACCGTGATGCCCCCTTGCCGGGCGGCCAGATACAGGACCCTGGCCTCCACCAGCTCCTCCAGGACCTGGAGCTTGAGCTTGTCCCGCATCGCATCGTCGAACTTGTCCTGGAAAGCATCC
This genomic interval carries:
- a CDS encoding SurA N-terminal domain-containing protein encodes the protein DAFQDKFDDAMRDKLKLQVLEELVEARVLYLAARQGGITVTDAELGEAIRNDPSFIRNGRFNRQVYLNTLRLNHLTPAAYEQQLRQELMARRLRLMVQEAVDLTPAELKGLPEDPKLRAQKKETMLELKRQAALSSYVQGLKKQYDIQINLSLIA